One segment of Gemmatimonadota bacterium DNA contains the following:
- the thiL gene encoding thiamine-phosphate kinase: MANQKEGAGLPGEFELIRRIRAALPEPDPSVVTGIGDDAAAVETGPGMTTLLTTDTFVEGIDFDVAFSSWRQIGWKSLAANYSDIAAMGGVPRHALTTLCLPARRTAKDVEALYAGFRDLARHTGVSVSIVGGDLSSTDGPTVVSITVTGEAEGRHITTRGCARVGDTLCVTGHLGASEAGLRLLRSAREEPVAGRPPDRFEDALFRHRTPVPRVREGGILARSGWVHAMIDVSDGLSSDALHLCRGSGVGLTLDGTALPIADETRRAMEDLRLDPVRTALESGEEFELLCAVAPDRVDHLAAELAERTGTPLTPIGECVSEDRGCVFADHAGRRPLRPDGYDHFRS; the protein is encoded by the coding sequence GTGGCAAATCAGAAGGAAGGCGCGGGTCTTCCCGGCGAATTCGAACTGATCCGGCGCATCAGGGCCGCGCTGCCCGAGCCGGATCCGAGCGTCGTGACAGGGATCGGAGATGACGCCGCGGCCGTAGAGACCGGGCCCGGCATGACGACCCTGCTGACGACCGACACCTTCGTGGAAGGTATTGATTTCGACGTCGCTTTCTCGTCGTGGCGGCAGATCGGATGGAAGAGCCTGGCCGCCAACTACAGTGATATCGCGGCCATGGGCGGTGTGCCCAGGCACGCGTTGACGACCCTCTGTCTTCCGGCCCGGCGCACCGCGAAAGACGTGGAAGCGCTGTACGCGGGGTTTCGCGACCTGGCGCGGCACACCGGAGTTTCCGTATCCATCGTCGGTGGTGACCTGAGCTCGACGGACGGACCGACCGTCGTCTCCATCACGGTGACAGGAGAAGCGGAAGGGAGACATATCACGACGCGCGGGTGTGCCCGGGTGGGGGATACGCTGTGCGTGACCGGGCACCTGGGTGCGAGCGAGGCCGGTCTGCGTCTGCTTCGGTCGGCGCGGGAGGAACCGGTCGCGGGGAGACCGCCGGACCGGTTCGAAGACGCGCTGTTCCGTCACCGCACGCCCGTTCCCCGGGTCCGCGAGGGCGGCATACTGGCCCGCAGCGGCTGGGTCCACGCCATGATCGACGTGAGCGACGGGCTCAGCTCAGATGCCCTGCACCTGTGTCGCGGCAGCGGGGTCGGATTGACCCTGGACGGGACCGCTCTGCCCATCGCGGATGAAACCAGGCGGGCCATGGAGGATCTTCGGCTAGATCCCGTGAGGACGGCCCTGGAAAGCGGAGAGGAATTCGAACTGTTGTGCGCCGTTGCGCCGGACCGGGTGGATCACCTGGCGGCCGAACTGGCGGAGCGCACCGGAACCCCCCTGACCCCCATAGGCGAATGCGTATCCGAGGATCGCGGATGTGTATTTGCGGATCACGCCGGACGAAGGCCCCTGCGCCCGGACGGGTACGACCACTTCCGGAGCTGA
- a CDS encoding non-heme iron oxygenase ferredoxin subunit, whose amino-acid sequence MGYVKAADLDELNPGQMKMVSIDGKEIVLCNVDGKYYAADNFCPHMGAPLSEGELDGTDLWCPFHGASFDVTTGDVLSPPAYENLTCFPVRVTGDAVEIEI is encoded by the coding sequence ATGGGATACGTCAAAGCGGCGGATCTGGATGAATTGAACCCGGGCCAGATGAAAATGGTCTCGATCGATGGGAAGGAGATCGTCCTTTGCAACGTGGACGGGAAGTACTATGCCGCCGATAACTTCTGCCCCCACATGGGCGCGCCCCTGAGCGAAGGGGAACTGGACGGCACCGATCTCTGGTGCCCCTTCCACGGCGCTTCTTTCGACGTGACTACAGGTGACGTGCTGTCGCCGCCCGCCTACGAGAATCTCACCTGCTTTCCGGTCCGGGTGACCGGCGATGCCGTGGAAATAGAAATCTAG
- a CDS encoding LysM peptidoglycan-binding domain-containing protein, with product MIRHLPLIGLVILAGCAGPRTLEPGSRSTPAPGTADTTGKIVAVEELPVPDLTLDHVTLADSLATRDPDRLLADIRLRYDAALAALERSDTTAAHAAVDEVLGLLILLSDDQKHAATPAQADLLRQLGLLVDRIQDRRRAAAEVRGSIPRVINRRVTRQINLYLKDKSLDILKAAYQRSGRYTPMIREQLAALGLPIELQWLPIIESAFKPRAFSWAAAAGMWQFIYDTGKRYGLKRSGWVDDRFDPYKATPAALAYLGELYGMFDDWFLALAAYNCGEYRVLREINRTGNRDYWKMRLPRETRNYVPKFLAVLHILENPEKYGVDWPETHHPHLFEAVHIDKSVTLKDVADLLAMPQDDLKALNSDIRYGVTPPTGYSLRVPLGAGTTLIGSLDELPESDFKPPPEVRRYRVRRGDTLGHIARRFRTSVSRLRRMNRIRGSLIRIGQVLRVPGRNYNNRLWVDQAPSYGTPKDALSHTVRRGDTLIRIARYYGTSVTALKQNNGLRRDLIHPGQVLRLPATGKDGGRGIDGGPVTYNIRSGDTLSRIAQVFKVSVTALMRANPDIQARRLRIGQRIIIPG from the coding sequence ATGATTAGACATCTCCCGCTCATAGGCCTCGTGATCCTGGCCGGTTGCGCCGGTCCCCGAACCCTTGAACCGGGCTCGCGCTCCACGCCCGCTCCCGGGACGGCGGATACCACCGGAAAGATCGTCGCGGTGGAGGAATTGCCGGTCCCGGATCTTACCCTCGATCACGTCACCCTGGCAGATTCCCTGGCGACGCGGGACCCCGATCGTCTGCTCGCCGACATCCGGCTGCGCTATGACGCGGCCCTCGCCGCGCTGGAGCGATCCGATACCACGGCCGCGCACGCCGCGGTCGACGAAGTGCTTGGCCTGCTCATCCTGCTGAGCGACGACCAGAAGCACGCGGCGACCCCCGCGCAGGCCGACCTCCTCAGGCAACTCGGCCTGCTGGTGGACCGCATCCAGGACAGGCGCCGCGCGGCCGCCGAAGTCCGGGGTTCGATTCCCCGGGTCATCAACCGCCGCGTCACGCGACAGATCAATCTGTATCTCAAAGACAAGAGCCTGGACATACTCAAGGCCGCCTATCAACGGTCCGGGCGCTACACCCCGATGATCCGCGAGCAACTGGCCGCCCTGGGGCTGCCCATCGAGCTTCAATGGCTTCCGATCATTGAAAGCGCCTTCAAACCCAGGGCCTTTTCGTGGGCGGCCGCGGCGGGCATGTGGCAGTTCATCTACGATACCGGCAAGCGGTACGGACTCAAGCGGTCCGGTTGGGTGGACGACCGCTTCGACCCCTACAAGGCCACGCCGGCCGCGCTCGCCTACCTGGGGGAACTGTACGGCATGTTCGACGACTGGTTTCTCGCCCTGGCGGCATACAACTGCGGCGAGTATCGCGTGCTTCGCGAGATCAACCGGACGGGGAACCGGGATTACTGGAAGATGCGCCTCCCCCGGGAAACCCGGAACTACGTGCCCAAATTCCTCGCGGTACTGCATATACTCGAAAACCCGGAGAAATACGGCGTAGACTGGCCGGAAACCCACCATCCCCACCTGTTCGAAGCGGTGCATATCGACAAATCGGTCACGCTGAAGGATGTCGCCGATCTGCTGGCCATGCCGCAGGACGATCTCAAGGCCCTGAATTCCGATATACGTTATGGCGTGACGCCACCCACCGGGTATTCGTTGCGCGTACCCCTCGGCGCCGGAACGACGCTGATCGGCAGCCTCGACGAGCTGCCGGAGTCGGATTTCAAGCCCCCTCCCGAGGTACGCAGGTACCGCGTGCGCCGGGGCGATACGCTCGGCCATATCGCCCGCAGATTCCGGACTTCGGTCAGCAGGCTCCGGCGCATGAACCGGATCCGGGGCAGCCTGATCCGTATCGGCCAGGTGCTTCGCGTGCCCGGAAGGAATTACAACAACCGGTTATGGGTGGACCAGGCGCCTTCGTACGGCACGCCGAAGGACGCCCTGTCCCACACGGTGCGGCGCGGTGACACGCTGATCCGCATCGCCCGGTATTACGGGACGTCCGTTACCGCGCTCAAGCAGAACAACGGCCTGCGGAGAGACCTCATCCACCCCGGACAGGTACTTCGCCTGCCCGCTACCGGGAAAGACGGCGGCAGGGGAATCGACGGTGGTCCGGTGACCTACAACATCCGCTCCGGGGATACGCTTTCTCGCATCGCGCAGGTCTTCAAGGTTTCCGTCACGGCGCTCATGCGGGCCAACCCTGACATACAGGCCCGGCGGCTGAGAATCGGCCAGCGGATTATCATTCCCGGCTGA
- the queG gene encoding tRNA epoxyqueuosine(34) reductase QueG, with amino-acid sequence MSLTEEIKVHAGYLGFDLAGVTTADPPRYGEYYAQWIEQGMAGEMAYLGRRIEKRQDPGQILPNARSLVVVAMNYRCPDPDPIPGGTPEVTPGGAHRGKIAQYARGDDYHDVMKERLEALLRFIRDRAGRPVEGRVYVDTGPVLEREFAVRAGLGWFGKHTNLIHKRIGSWLLIGEILLDIELDQDRPAADHCGTCTRCIEACPTDAIVEPYVVDSRRCISYHTIELKGAIPTAYRAAMGNRVFGCDDCQDVCPWNRRAPVTGHSAFIPRPWNEMPGLIEMLGLTPEEFRTRFRGSPVKRTKRRGLLRNAAVALGNTKDPEAIPALADSLGDDEPLVRGHAAWALGNVGGDGAAAALEKAKKTEKDPWVIEEIDQALAECAAS; translated from the coding sequence GTGTCTCTTACCGAAGAAATCAAGGTCCACGCCGGGTATCTCGGCTTCGACCTTGCCGGCGTAACCACGGCCGACCCCCCACGGTACGGGGAATACTACGCCCAATGGATCGAGCAGGGCATGGCCGGCGAGATGGCCTACCTGGGCCGCCGGATCGAGAAACGGCAGGACCCGGGACAGATCCTGCCGAACGCCCGGTCCCTCGTCGTAGTCGCCATGAACTACCGGTGTCCGGACCCGGATCCCATCCCGGGCGGCACGCCCGAAGTCACCCCCGGAGGCGCGCACCGCGGCAAGATCGCCCAGTATGCCCGGGGCGACGACTACCATGACGTAATGAAGGAAAGGCTGGAGGCGCTGCTTCGGTTCATCCGGGACCGGGCCGGCCGTCCCGTGGAGGGCAGGGTGTACGTGGACACCGGTCCCGTGCTGGAACGCGAATTCGCCGTCCGTGCCGGCCTGGGCTGGTTCGGGAAGCACACCAATCTCATCCACAAGCGCATCGGATCGTGGCTGCTGATCGGGGAGATCCTGCTCGACATCGAACTCGATCAGGACCGGCCCGCGGCCGACCACTGCGGCACATGCACGCGGTGTATCGAAGCCTGTCCGACCGATGCCATCGTCGAGCCCTACGTGGTCGATTCGCGCCGCTGCATTTCCTATCACACCATTGAACTGAAAGGCGCCATTCCCACCGCGTACCGCGCGGCGATGGGAAACCGCGTATTCGGATGCGACGACTGCCAGGATGTCTGTCCCTGGAACCGCCGGGCGCCCGTAACGGGCCATTCGGCCTTCATTCCCCGTCCGTGGAACGAAATGCCGGGCCTGATCGAAATGCTGGGGCTGACGCCGGAGGAGTTCCGGACCCGATTCCGGGGCAGCCCTGTAAAACGGACCAAGCGGCGGGGCCTGCTGCGAAACGCCGCGGTAGCCCTGGGCAACACGAAGGATCCTGAGGCGATACCCGCGCTCGCCGATTCGCTCGGCGACGACGAGCCGCTGGTCCGAGGACACGCGGCCTGGGCACTTGGGAACGTCGGCGGCGACGGGGCGGCCGCGGCTTTGGAGAAGGCGAAGAAGACCGAAAAAGATCCCTGGGTAATCGAGGAAATAGACCAGGCGCTTGCGGAATGCGCGGCTTCTTAG